A genomic window from Sorex araneus isolate mSorAra2 chromosome 2, mSorAra2.pri, whole genome shotgun sequence includes:
- the LOC101541954 gene encoding ubiquitin-conjugating enzyme E2 L3-like, giving the protein MAASRRLMKELEEIHKCGMKNFRNMQIDKTNLLTWQGLIVPDNPPYDKGALRIEINFPAEYPFKPPKITFKTKIYHPNIDEKGQVCLPVISAENWKPATKSDQVIQSLIALVNDPQPEHPLRADLAEEYSKDRKKIP; this is encoded by the coding sequence ATGGCGGCCAGCAGGAGGCTGATGAAGGAGCTTGAAGAAATCCACAAATGTGGAATGAAAAACTTCCGTAATATGCAGATTgacaaaacaaatttattgaCTTGGCAAGGGCTTATTGTTCCTGACAATCCTCCATATGATAAGGGGGCCTTAAGAATCGAAATAAACTTTCCAGCAGAGTACCCATTCAAACCACCGAAGATCACATTTAAGACAAAGATCTACCACCCAAACATTGATGAAAAGGGGCAGGTCTGTCTGCCAGTAATTAGTGCTGAAAACTGGAAGCCAGCAACCAAAAGCGACCAAGTAATCCAGTCCCTCATTGCCCTGGTGAACGACCCCCAGCCTGAGCACCCACTTCGGGCTGACCTAGCTGAAGAATACTCTAAGGACCGTAAAAAAATTCCATAA